One genomic segment of Desmodus rotundus isolate HL8 chromosome 5, HLdesRot8A.1, whole genome shotgun sequence includes these proteins:
- the LOC112317286 gene encoding membrane-spanning 4-domains subfamily A member 8: protein MNSMTSAGPMANTVFMAAPHNAHSVISGSTTQVTLYPNNWSQVNMFPGNQPGLQTPASAPPAQRIFKEGKTLGALQILIGLLHFGLGSILGTILLGSYIAVSFIGGYPFWGGILFIISGSLSVASEQQPNSPCVLKGGLGMNIVSAIVSVVGICLFIADICISQQYLYHSWEGFQIPGRATSGVLLIFSLLEFCIASTCAHFGCQLVSYDTVVYQTVYVSNQVPNPEPMNLPPSYSSEADSK from the exons ATGAATTCGATGACTTCGGCAGGACCCATGGCCAATACCGTGTTTATGGCGGCACCCCACAATGCGCATTCTGTAATCTCAGGGAGCACGACTCAGGTGACCCTGTACCCAAACAACTGGTCCCAAGTCAACATGTTTCCTGGGAACCAACCTGGCTTGCAGACACCTGCGAGTGCACCACCAGCCCAGAGAATCTTCAAAGAGGGCAAAACCTTAGGG GCCCTCCAGATCCTGATTGGGCTGCTACACTTCGGCCTCGGCAGCATCCTGGGGACCATCCTGCTTGGGAGCTATATAGCTGTCTCATTTATTGGAGGCTATCCCTTCTGGGGAGGCATATTG TTCATCATTTCAGGGTCCCTCTCAGTGGCATCAGAACAGCAGCCAAATTCTCCTTGCGTG CTGAAGGGCGGCTTGGGCATGAACATTGTCAGCGCGATCGTTTCCGTGGTGGGAATCTGTCTCTTTATCGCAGATATCTGTATCAGCCAACAATATCTCTACCACAGTTGGGAAGGG TTCCAGATCCCTGGCAGAGCTACTTCTGGCGTGCTGCTCATCTTCAGCCTCCTGGAGTTCTGCATTGCCTCCACGTGTGCCCACTTTGGCTGCCAACTGGTCTCCTAT GACACCGTGGTCTACCAAACCGTCTATGTGTCAAATCAAGTGCCCAACCCAGAACCAATGAACTTGCCACCATCTTATTCCAGTGAGGCAGACTCCAAATAG